In Leucoraja erinacea ecotype New England chromosome 11, Leri_hhj_1, whole genome shotgun sequence, the following are encoded in one genomic region:
- the LOC129701530 gene encoding protocadherin gamma-C5-like, translating into MNSGLEIYKIFYLVRGPFARITRGEAWSGTLTGRGTMACLPRFAFTAFACIFVICRPGLITGQIRYSIPEEMKQGAFVANIAVDLGLNVRQLSARKFRLGSDDGGRYMKVSLDNGIMSIRERIDRERICGQTDKCTIPFETILANPLEMYHGELVILDVNDNSPTFPQSSIVLQISEASAPGVHFRLEGADDPDIGTNTVAAYTISSSEYFSLKTQRAEDGIIIAELLLEKLLDREQQSSLQLLLTGMDGGTPQRSATAQILITVLDFNDNPPVFDHNIYRGSVSENALRGTLVLKIQANDLDEGLNAELTYRLHDATLRRVQHLFSLDPRTGEILVKGPLDFEEVNSYSLDIQAQDHGSPAMTGHCKVVIKVIDANDNAPEIRVTSASNKIQEDTPPGSFISLIYVIDRDSETNGQVRCEIQKNVPFRLQKTSNHYKLVTSETLDREAISEYNILVSAWDLGSPSLSTNKTIEISISDINDNAPQFSETSHNVYVMENNAAGASVSTVTAMDPDLDLNSHVSYSFLDNHIQNLPVSTYLTINTINGTIYALRPFDYEELKNFQIHVQARDAGVPRLSSSATMNVIILDQNDNAPVIVSPSEQSGPATVEVVPETAGQGYLVTKIIANDADSGQNARLFYQMMKSTATGLYNIGQHSGEVRTARNILQSDNALQTLVILVKDNGQPSLSSTVGINIRLLWNSTEGISESSTLVKNPEYFSDPNVYLIVIFSCTSVVFLLIIILLIGIKCKQDRHSIQEYNSPSYSHNYGGSHGTFSGRPALEETLRYPGTGRVLRVQEPNQYSVCLSPESAKTDFLFLKPCGAPTSQAQC; encoded by the coding sequence ATGAATTCGGGATTGGAAATCTATAAGATTTTTTATCTGGTGCGTGGACCGTTTGCACGGATTACCCGAGGAGAGGCCTGGTCTGGGACTTTGACAGGGCGCGGAACAATGGCGTGCCTACCGAGGTTTGCCTTCACTGCGTTTGCTTGCATATTTGTGATATGTCGACCGGGTCTAATCACCGGGCAAATTCGTTATTCTATTCCCGAGGAAATGAAGCAAGGGGCATTTGTTGCGAATATCGCTGTGGATTTGGGCCTGAACGTACGGCAATTGTCAGCTCGCAAATTCCGATTGGGCTCTGATGACGGAGGGCGGTACATGAAGGTCAGTTTGGACAATGGAATCATGTCTATTCGTGAAAGAATCGACCGGGAACGTATTTGTGGACAGACTGATAAATGCACTATACCTTTCGAAACCATACTGGCGAACCCTTTGGAGATGTATCACGGGGAATTGGTGATTCTTGACGTAAATGACAATTCTCCCACTTTCCCGCAGAGCAGCATTGTCTTGCAGATATCGGAAGCCAGTGCACCCGGTGTACATTTCCGACTCGAGGGCGCGGATGATCCCGACATTGGTACAAATACCGTGGCCGCTTACACAATCAGTTCCAGTGAGTACTTTAGTCTAAAAACACAGAGAGCCGAAGACGGTATTATAATAGCCGAGTTGCTGTTAGAGAAGTTGTTGGACCGAGAGCAGCAATCATCCCTTCAACTCTTGCTTACGGGGATGGATGGCGGAACCCCTCAGAGATCAGCCACAGCTCAGATTCTCATTACTGTGCTGGACTTCAACGATAATCCACCTGTGTTCGATCATAATATTTACAGAGGCAGCGTAAGTGAGAACGCACTGCGGGGTACGTTGGTGCTGAAAATCCAAgcaaatgatttggacgaaggactGAATGCGGAGTTAACATATCGTTTACATGATGCTACTTTGCGAAGAGTGCAACATTTATTCAGTTTGGATCCACGCACCGGGGAGATTCTAGTTAAAGGGCCTCTAGATTTTGAAGAAGTAAACAGCTATTCTCTCGATATTCAAGCCCAGGACCACGGTTCACCTGCAATGACGGGGCACTGCAAAGTTGTGATCAAAGTGATTGACGCGAATGACAATGCACCTGAGATAAGGGTGACATCAGCTTCCAACAAAATCCAGGAGGATACTCCACCAGGAAGTTTCATATCCCTGATTTATGTGATCGATCGCGATTCCGAAACGAACGGTCAAGTGCGTTGCGAGATACAAAAGAACGTCCCATTTCGACTGCAAAAGACATCGAACCACTATAAATTAGTCACCAGTGAAACGTTGGACCGTGAAGCGATCTCTGAGTATAACATTCTTGTTTCAGCCTGGGACTTGGGTTCACCGTCACTATCAACAAATAAAACCATCGAGATTTCAATTTCGGACATTAATGATAACGCACCACAGTTCAGTGAGACATCCCACAACGTATATGTAATGGAGAATAACGCGGCGGGTGCGTCCGTTTCCACAGTAACTGCAATGGATCCTGATCTGGATCTAAATTCCCATGTTTCCTACTCCTTTCTCGATAATCATATCCAAAACTTGCCAGTGTCCACTTACCTCACTATTAACACAATTAACGGTACTATTTACGCGCTGCGTCCCTTTGACTATGAGGAACTCAAGAACTTCCAAATCCATGTTCAAGCCCGTGACGCCGGGGTGCCTCGGTTGAGCAGCAGCGCCACGATGAATGTGATCATCCTGGATCAAAATGACAACGCGCCGGTAATTGTTTCACCTTCAGAACAAAGTGGCCCAGCAACAGTGGAGGTCGTGCCCGAGACAGCGGGTCAAGGGTACTTGGTCACCAAGATAATAGCAAACGATGCCGATTCTGGTCAGAACGCACGGCTCTTTTATCAGATGATGAAATCTACCGCAACCGGGTTGTATAACATTGGACAACATTCCGGGGAAGTCAGAACAGCGCGCAATATTTTGCAGTCAGATAATGCTTTACAAACTCTAGTCATCTTGGTTAAGGACAATGGGCAGCCAAGCCTGTCCAGCACAGTTGGAATCAACATTAGATTGTTGTGGAACAGCACTGAAGGAATCAGCGAAAGCAGTACCTTGGTGAAGAATCCAGAATATTTCTCTGATCCAAACGTTTATTTAATCGTCATATTCAGTTGCACTTCCGTGGTCTTTCTTTTGATCATTATTCTATTGATTGGTATCAAGTGTAAACAGGATAGACATAGTATCCAAGAGTATAACTCGCCTAGTTATTCTCACAATTATGGGGGTTCTCACGGTACGTTTAGTGGAAGACCTGCCCTGGAGGAAACTTTACGCTATCCTGGGACGGGCCGGGTACTCCGCGTGCAAGAACCGAATCAATACTCGGTTTGTCTTTCTCCAGAGTCAGCGAAAACCGATTTTCTCTTCTTGAAGCCATGCGGCGCACCCACCTCTCAAGCCCAATGCTAA